The DNA region GCGCTGACCGCGCCACTGCTGCTGGTGCACGGCGGGAATGACACCAATGTTCCGGTCATCGAGTCCGAACAGATGTATGAGGCGCTGCGCGAGCGCGGCCGTCCCGTGCGCTATCTGCTCTTCGAGGATGACGGCCATGAGATCGCCAAGCGGGAGAACCGCGCGCGGATGGCCGAGGCTGTGCGGAACTGGTTGGGGGCGGCGTTCTCGCGGCCTCCCGGTGCCTAGTACAGCGGCTATGACGAAATTGTGATGTTTGAGGATTTGTCGGTCGGGTAAACCTGTGTCCGCCAGTTAGTGCGGGATCGGACGGAGGGATCACATGCGATTGCTCACCGTTGTAGCAGTGGTTTGGATGTTGATCGGAGCATTCGCGACCTTCCAGCGCGGGTATTTCGAAAGCAGCGACACCAATTGCGCGACTGCGGGAACTATTGCGTTGACGGTTATCGCTGGGCCATTGAACTATGCCGGCGTCAACCCGAAAGTAGAGGATTGCAGATTGCCGCAACCCAGCCAGTAATCGGTTACATTAAACAACACACCTATCGAATGGAGTTGCCATGATTGTCCTCGGCATTATTTTGCTCATCCTCGGATACGTCTTACATATCAGCATTCTGACCACCATCGGGATCATCCTGCTGGTGATCGGCGCCGTGCTGTGGATCCTGGGTGCGGTCGGTCGCCCGGTGGGTGGTCGAAAGTATTGGTATTAAGTCCCGCGTAGCGCAGCGAGCGTCATAGCCCGCAGCACTGCTCTGGAGCGCAAGCCGGCCGGTTTCCCACCGGCCGGCTTTGTGCTGTACGGAGTCGAGTTCATCAGCCCGAACGCCGCGTGGGCCATCAGCCGGGCATCGGCCTCGTCGAGCGCCGGGTCCAGCTCACGCAGCACTCGAACCCAGATCTCGACGTATTGCCGTTGGCTGCGGCGCACCTGCCGGGTGGCGGCGGCCGGCAGATGAATCAGGTCGCGGTCCTGGATCCGGATCAAATCGGGTTCGCCGAAGGTGAAGTCCAGGTGGAAGTCGATGAGCCCGTCGAGCGCCGCCACGGGATCGCAGGCCGCGGCGACCACCGCCCGTCCGCCGGCCAACAGGCGGGTGCTGATCTCCACCAGCAGTTCCACCAGCAGCGCTTCTTTGTTGGGGAAGTGACGGTAGATGGCCGGTCCGCTGACGTCGGCGGCCGCGCCGATGTCCTCGAGACGCACGGCCAGGAATCCACGTTCGGCGAACTGGCGCTCCGCGGCCGCCAGCAGCTGGGATCGCCGGTCGGACTTCAACCGGGAGCGGTGGCTGGTGGCCGCAGGCTCCTGCTCCTGTGCTGGGGGCACCGGCATCGCAGCCTCCTGGAGCGCGTCTAGACGTTTGAGTTAATCACGACTAACATACCATCAGTTAGTCGTCATTAACTCAATTGATGGGATGCCCCATGACATCCGCGACGTCACACCGCGACGAGCACCTTGCATTGGTGGCACAGCTGCGTTCCAAGCTGGCCGCCGTCGCACTGGGTGGTTCCCAGCGCACCCGAGACCGTCATGTCGAGCGCGGCAAACTGCTGCCACGCGACCGCGTCGACGGCCTGCTGGACCCCGGCAGCCCGCTGCTGGAGATCGCGCCGCTGGCCGCCGACGGCATGTACGACGACGAATCGCCGGGCGCCGGGATGATCGCCGGGATCGGCCGGGTCTCGGGCCGGGACTGCATGATCGTGGCCAACGACGCCACGGTCAAGGGCGGCACGTACTACCCGATCACGGTCAAGAAGCACCTGCGGGCCCAAGAGATCGCGTTGGAGAACCGGCTGCCCTGCCTCTATCTCGTCGACTCCGGCGGCGCGTTCCTGCCGCGTCAGGATGAAGTGTTCCCCGACCGGGACCACTTCGGCCGCATCTTCTACAACCAGGCGACCATGAGTGCGGCCGGCATCGCCCAGATCGCCGCGGTGCTCGGCTCGTGCACCGCCGGCGGCGCCTACGTCCCGGCCATGAGCGACGAGGCCGTGATCGTCCGCAACCAGGGCACCATCTTCCTCGGCGGCCCGCCGCTGGTGAAGGCCGCGACCGGTGAGGTGGTGACTGCCGAGGACCTCGGCGGCGGCGACCTGCACTCGAAGGTTTCCGGGGTCACCGACCACCTCGCCCACGACGACCGCGACGCGCTGCGCATCGTGCGCCGAATCGTCTCGACGCTGGGACCGGTGTCGGCGCCACCCTGGGAGGTGCGGCCCACGGTGGCGCCGATCGCCGACCAGACCGAGCTGTACGACGTGGTGCCCACCGACTCCCGCGTGCCGTATGACGTGCGCGAGGTCATCACGCGGATTGTCGACGGCGGACAGTTCAGCGAGTTCAAGGCCGAATACGGCACCACGCTGGTCACCGGCTTCGCCCACATCCATGGCCATCCGGTCGGGATCGTCGCCAACAACGGCGTGCTGTTCGGCGAATCAGCGCTCAAGGGAGCACATTTCATCGAACTGTGCGACAAGCGCCTGGTACCGCTGATATTCCTGCAGAACATCTCCGGCTTCATGGTGGGCCGGGATTACGAAGCCGGCGGCATTGCCAAACACGGCGCCAAGATGGTGACCGCGGTGGCGTGCGCCCGGGTGCCCAAGCTCACCATGGTCATCGGGGGCTCCTACGGGGCCGGCAACTACTCGATGTGCGGCCGGGCCTATTCGCCGCGCTTCCTGTGGATGTGGCCCAACGCCCGGATCTCGGTGATGGGTGGGGAACAGGCCGCCTCGGTGCTGGCCACGGTAAGCGGCGACATGACCCCGGATGAGGAGGAGGCGTTCAAGGCGCCCATCACCGAGCAGTACGAGCATCAGGGCAATCCCTACTATTCGACCGCCCGACTCTGGGACGACGGGGTCATCGACCCCGCCGACACCAGAACCGTTCTAGGCTTGGCCCTTTCAGCCGTCGGTAACGCACCGGTCCAGCCGGTGTCCTACGGCGTATTCCGGATGTGAGACGCGATATGTCCTTTGACACCGTTCTGATTGCCAACCGCGGCGAGATCGCCGTGCGCGTCATCCGCACCCTAAAGCGGATGGGTATCCGCACCGTCGCGGTCTTCAGCGAGGCCGACGCCGGCGCGCGGCACGTCGCCGAAGCCGACACCGCGGTGCTGATCGGTCCGGCCCCGGCCCGCCAGAGCTACCTCGACATCGAGGCCGTCATCGCAGCCGCGGTACGCACCGGAGCCCAGGCCGTCCACCCCGGTTACGGATTCCTGTCCGAGAACTCCGAATTCGCAGCCGCGCTCGACCGGGCCGGCCTGGTGTTCATCGGCCCGCCCGCCGCAGCGATCTCCACCATGGGCGACAAGATCACCGCCAAGGCAACCGTGTCACGGTTCGACGTGCCGGTGGTCCCCGGCATCGCCCGCCCGGGCCTGGCCGACGCCGACCTGATCGGCGCCGCCGAGGACATCGGCTACCCCGTCCTGGTCAAGCCGTCGGCCGGCGGCGGTGGCAAGGGCATGCGGCTGGTACACGCACCCGCCGAACTGCCCGAGGCGCTGGTGAGCGCGCGCCGCGAATCCGCGGCCGCCTTCGGCGATGACACCCTGTTCCTGGAGCGGTTCGTGCTGCGCCCCAGGCATATCGAGGTTCAGGTGCTCGCCGACGCCCACGGCAACGTGCTGCACCTCGGCGAGCGCGAATGCAGCCTGCAGCGCCGGCACCAGAAGGTGATCGAGGAGGCGCCGTCACCGCTGCTCGACGCCAAGACCCGGGCCCGCATCGGCGCCGCGGCGTGCGACACCGCCCGCAGCGTCGATTACCGGGGTGCGGGTACCGTCGAGTTCATCGTTTCGGCGGACAAACCCGACGAGTTCTTCTTCATGGAAATGAACACCCGACTGCAGGTGGAACATCCGGTGACCGAAATGGTCACCGGCTGGGACCTGGTGGAATGGCAGGTCCGCATCGCCGCGGGGGAACCGCTGCCGGCAGCCCAGGACGACATCCAGCTGCACGGGCATGCGATCGAGGCGCGGATCTACGCCGAGGATGCCGCCCGCGGCTTCCTGCCGACCGGCGGTCCGGTGCTGGGCCTGTCCGAGCCGGTGTCCGAGGGCGTGCGGGTGGACTCCGGTCTGCGGGTGGGCACCGTGGTCGGCAGTGACTACGACCCGATGCTGGCGAAGGTGATCGCGCACGGCCCCGACCGGGCGGCGGCCCTGGCCGGTCTGGATCGGGCACTGACCGCCACGGCGGTGCTCGGGGTCGTCACCAACATCGACTTCCTGCGCTTCCTGTTGGCCGATCCCGAGGTCCAGGCCGGCACGCTCGACACCGGCCTGCTGGATCGCCGCGTCGGTGACTACCACGCCCCGGCCCCCGACGATCAGACACTCATCGCCGCCGGCGCCTACCGCTGGCTGCAGCGCTGGGCCGCCGCCGACGACGACCTGTGGAGCGTGCCCTCGGGCTGGCGGATGGGGGGCCCGGCGCCCACTGTGTTGCGGCTGCAATCCGGGGAGCGCACCGACCACGTCGCGATCACCGGCACCCCCGCGGCCGCCACGGCCACCGTGGAGCACGGCGAAAGGCATTCCCTGACGGCCACCCTCGACGGGGACCAGCTGATCCTGGTGATCGATGGGCTGCGCACCACGTACCGGATCGCCGAAACCGATCATCAGATCTGGCTGGCCGGCGGCGGCGGCGTGACGGTGGTCCAGGAGGTCCGGGAGGCTCCCGTACGTCCCGATGACGAGCACAGCGGCGACGCGGAGCTGATCAGCCCGATGCCCGGTGCGGTCGTCGCGGTCAACGCCGCCAGCGGCGACACCGTCACCGCCGGCACCGTGGTGGTCGCGGTCGAGGCCATGAAGATGGAGCACTCGTTGACCGCGCCGGTCGACGGTGTCGTGGAAGTACTTGTTGCCGTAGGCGATCAGGTCAAGGTGGGTCAGCCCCTGGCCCGAATCTCCGCTACCGAGAAAGAAGCAACCGATGACTGACTATCTGTCCACCGGAAACCTGCCCGGCGACTACGCCGACCTGGCCAAGACGGTGCGCGACTTCGCGCAGAACGTTGTCGCACCGGTGTCGGCCAAACACGATGAGGAGCACAGCTTCCCGTACGAGGTGGTGGCCGGCATGGCCGAGATGGGCCTGTTCGGCCTGCCGTTTCCGGAGGAGTACGGCGGCATGGGCGGCGACTACTTCGCGCTGTGTCTGGCGCTGGAGGAACTCGGCAAGGTCGACCAGAGCGTGGCCATCACGCTGGAGGCCGGGGTGTCCCTCGGCGCGATGCCGGTGTACCGGTTCGGCAACGAAGAGCAGAAGCAGGCCTGGCTGCCGAAGCTGACCAGCGGCAAGGCGCTGGGCGCGTTCGGGCTGACCGAGGCCGGCGGCGGCAGCGACGCCGGGGCCACCAAGACCACCGCGAAGTTGGACGACGGCCACTGGGTGATCAACGGCTCCAAGCAGTTCATCACCAACTCCGGCACCGACATCACCGAGCTGGTCACCGTCACCGCGGTCACCGGCGGAACGCCGGACAAGCCCGAGATCAGCTCGATCCTGGTGCCGGTGCCCACCGCCGGCTTCACCGCCGAACCGGCCTACAACAAGGTCGGCTGGAATGCCTCCGACACCCACCCGTTGAGCTTCGACGACGTCCGGGTTCCGCAGGAGAATCTGCTCGGTGAGCGGGGCCGCGGCTACGCCAACTTCCTGCGCATCCTCGACGAGGGCCGGATCGCGATCGCGGCGCTGTCGGTCGGGGCTGCGCAAGGGTGTGTGGACGAGAGTGTGAAGTACGCCAAGGAGCGGTCGGCCTTCGGTCAGCCGATCAGCAAATATCAGGCCATCGAATTCAAGCTGGCCCGGATGGAAGCGCGCGCCCACGCGGCCCGCACCGCCTACTACGACGCGGCGGCGTTGCTGCTCGCCGGTAAGCCGTTCAAGAAGGAGGCCGCGGTGGCCAAGATGGTGGCCAGCGAGGCGGCGATGGACAACGCCCGCGACGCCACGCAGATTCACGGCGGCTACGGTTTCATGAACGAGTACTCGGTCGCGCGTCACTATCGCGACAGCAAGATCCTGGAAATCGGCGAGGGGACAACGGAAGTGCAGCTGATGGTCATCGCTCGACAGATGGGGATCTGAGATGTCGGAGGAGACCTCGGAGAAGGTCGTCCACCAGCGTGGCCTGTGGTTCGAGGAGTTCGAGATCGGTGTGCGCTACGTGCACGCACCGGGCCGGACCATCACCGAGGCCGACAACGTGCTGTTCACCACGCTGACGATGAACACCCAGGCGCTGCATCTGGACGCGGCGTTCTCCGATGCGCTGCCGCCGTTCAACCAGCGCCTGGTGAATTCGATGTTCACGCTGTCCACGCTGGTGGGCCTGTCGGTCACCCAGTTGACGCAGGGCACCATCGTCGGCAACCTCGGATTCTCCGACATCGCCTTCCCCAAACCGCTGTTCCACGGCGACACCCTGTATGCCGAGACCGTCGTCACCGACAAACGCGAGTCCAAGAGCCGCCCCGGTGAGGGCATCGTGACCTTCGCGCACACCGCGCGCAACCAGCATGGCGACATCGTGGCCACCGCATCGCGGAAAACGATGGTGCGCATGAAGCCACAGGAGGATTAGTGTCACTCGACAACGCCGGACCGGCCTGGTTGTTCTGCCCGGCGGACCGGCCCGAGCGGTTTGAAAAGGCCGCCGCCGCAGCCGATATCGTCATCCTCGACCTCGAGGACGGCGCCGGCGACAAGGCGGCGGCGCGGGACGCGTTGCTCAGCACGCCGCTGGATCCCAGCCGAACCGTGATCCGGATCAACGCCGGTGATTCGCCCGAGCAGAAACTCGATCTCGAGGCGCTGGCCCGCACCGAGTACACCTGCGTCATGTTGCCGAAATGCGAGTCCGCGCAGCAGGTCAGCGCGTTGGCGCCGCTGGAGGTGGTGCTGATCGTGGAGACCCCGCTCGGTGCGCTGAAGGTCGACGAGACGGCCGCTGTCGCCAACACCGTCGGGGTGATGTGGGGCGCCGAGGATCTGTTCGGCTTCCTGGGCGGAACGGCGAACCGGTTCCCCGACGATTCCTACCGCGATGTCGCCGAGTACGTGCGGTCGCGGTCGCTGCTGGCCGCCAAGGCGTACGGGAAGCTGGCGCTGGACTCGGTGTACATCGATATCAAGAACCTCGACGGCCTCCGGGTCGAGGTCGAGGACTCCGTTGCGGTGGGCTTCGACATCAAGGTTGCCATCCATCCCAGCCAGATTGCGGTCATCCGGGAGGGTTACGCGCCGTCCGCCGAACAGGTCGAATGGGCGCGACACGTTCTGGCCGCCGCCGAAGAACAGCGCGGTGCTTTCGCTTTCGAGGGCATAATGGTGGATGCGCCAGTGCTAAGGCGAGCCGAGCGAATCGTGCAGCTCGCGCCCTGACACTCGGACGCTGGCTGGGCAGCCGCCACAAGCGGACTGCTCGACTGGCCCCCGCGCTGGAGCTGACCTAAGGGTCTGACGGCCAAACATGCCGTCGGCGACCTAAAGGAGGCGCTATGGCTGGGTCTGCTCACGCACCGGTGCCGCCCGGCACCGTCGAGGTCGAACCGGTGCAGCTCGTCGCACCAGATGGCGCGCCCACTTCCGAGCGGCGCTTCAGCCGCGATCTTCCGCCGGAGACGTTGTCCTGGCTCTACGAGATGATGGTGGTCACCCGCGAACTCGACATCGAGTTCGTGAATCTGCAACGGCAGGGTGAGCTCGCGTTGTACGCCTCGTGCCGGGGCCAGGAGGCGGCGCAGGTCGGCGCGGCGGCCTGTCTGCGCAAGAGCGACTGGCTGTTTCCGCAATACCGCGAGCTGGGTGCATTCTTGGTCCGGGCCATCACACCCGCGCAGATGAGCGCCGTGTGGCGCGGCAGTTGGCACGGCGGACTCGGTTTCACCGCCAAACAGTGTGCACCCATCTCCATCCCGATCGGCACGCAGCAACTGCACGCCGTCGGTGCCGCGATGGCCGCCCAGCGGTTGGGGGAGGATTCGGTGACGGTGGCCTTCCTCGGCGACGGGGCCACCAGTACCGGCGATGTGCACGAGGCCCTCAACCTGGCGTCGGTGTTCGCCGCGCCGTGCGTGTTCTACGTGCAGAACAACCAGTGGGCCATCTCGGTGCCGGTCGGCCGCCAGTTGAACGCGCCCACCATCGCCCACCGCGCGCTGGCGTACGGCATGCCCGGCATTCGCGTCGACGGCAACGATGTGCTGGCCTGCTACGCGGTGATGGCCGAAGCCGCGCGCCGCGCGCGCGACGGTGGCGGACCGACCCTGATCGAAGCCGTCACCTACCGCATGGGCCCGCACACCACCTCCGACGATCCGACGCGCTACCGCGACGATGCCGAACTGCAGGGGTGGGCGCAGCGCGACCCGATCACGCGGTACCGCAACTATTTGGCGCACGTCGGGTTGTGGAACGAGCGGCTCGAGCGGCGGGTCGACGCCCGCGCCCGGCGGCTGCGCACCGAACTGCGGGAGGCGACCGTGGACGCCCCCGACCTCGACATCACCGAGATGTTCGACACGGTCTACGCCGAGATCACTCCGGCGCTGGCGCAGCAGCGTGAGCAGCTGCGCACCGAATTGGCAAGGGAGGCATGAGATGACCCAGATCTTCGAACGTCCCCCAGCGGCCGGTGACGAGGTACCGGCGCCGCGCGAACCGTTGTTGCGCGCCATGCCCACCGAAGGCGAGGTGCCGATGGTGACCGCCATCAACCGGGCGTTGCACGACGCGATGGCCAACGACGACCGGGTGCTGGTGTTCGGCGAGGACGTCGCCCGGCTCGGCGGAGTGTTCCGGGTGACCGAGGGACTGGCCGAAACCTTCGGGGAGTCACGGTGTTTCGACACCCCGCTGGCCGAGTCCGCGATCGTCGGGGTGGCGATCGGAATGGCGATCCGCGGGTTCGTTCCGGTACCCGAGATCCAGTTCGACGGCTTCAGCTATCCCGCCTTCGACCAGATCGTCAGCCATCTGGCGAAGTATCGGATGCGCACCCACGGCGATGTCGACATGGCCGTGACGATTCGGATCCCGTCCTTCGGTGGTATCGGTGCCGTCGAACATCATTCCGAGTCGACCGAGACGTACTGGGCGCACACGGCCGGACTCAAGGTGGTCGTGCCGTCGACGCCGTCGGACGCCTACTGGCTGCTGCGGCACGCGATCGCCAGTCCCGACCCGGTCATCTATCTGGAACCCAAGCGGCGGTACTGGACTCGTGGCGCGCTGGACACCGCGACGCCGGGGGCTCCCATCGGGCAGGCGGCGATCCGACGGCCGGGTACCGATGTCACGGTCGTCACGTATGGGCCGCTGGTCGACACCGCGGACAACGCCGCGACGCTGGCGGCCGAGCAGTACGGGTGGAGCCTCGAGATCGTCGATCTGCGTTCGTTGAACCCGCTGGACTTCGACACTGTGGCGGCCTCGGTGGGCAAGACCGGCCGATGCGTGATCATGCACGAAGGCCCGCGCACCCTAGGTTTCGGTGCCGAGTTGGCGGCCCGGGTGAGCGAGGAGCTGTTCTACGACCTGGAGGCTCCGGTGCTGCGCGCCACCGGCTTTGACACCCCGTATCCGCCGGCCCGGCTCGAGCGGCTGTGGCTGCCCGGGCCGGACCGATTGTTGGACTGTGTCGAGAAGGCGATGGGCATGCCGTGAGTGAGTTCCTGGTACCGGACCTCGGCGAGGGCCTGGAAGACGCGACGGTGATCGAATGGCACGTCGCCGTCGGCGACGAGGTCGAACTCAACCAGACGCTGTGCACGCTGGAAACCGCCAAGGCCCAGGTGGAGATTCCCAGCCCGTACGCGGGCCGGGTCACCGAACTCGGCGGCGCGCAGGGCGACGTGCTCGCGGTGGGAGCGCTGCTGGTGCGGATTCACACCGAGGCGCCCGCCCCGGGGCCCGCACCAGAACCGACGCGAAACCCGGTCCTGGTGGGCTACGGCGCCGACACCGGCTTCGACACCAGTCGGCGTCACGACGGCAGGCCCCGCGCGAAACCTGCGGTCCGGAAGCTGGCCGCCGAACTGGGCGTCGACCTGTCCGGGTTGGCGCCCGGCGACGACGGCGTGATCTCGCGGGAGGCGGTGCTGGCCGCAGCCGGTAATGCCCCCGAGGGTGAGGCCACCCAGGTGCGCGGCGTCCAGGCCGAGATGGCCAAACGGATGACACTGTCGCGCAGTCAGATTCCGGACGCCCACGGCAGCGTGGACGTCGATTGCACGCGGCTGCTGGAGCTCAGTGACCGGTTGGCGCTGACGCCGTTCGTCGTGACGTTACGGCTGCTGGTGTTGGCGTTGACACACCATCGGGTGTTCAACTCCACCTGGGTCGACGGACCCGACGGGCCGCGGTTGCACACGCACGGCGGGGTGCACCTGGGCATCGGGGTGGCCGCACCGCGCGGGCTGTTGGTGCCGGTGCTGCGTGACGCGCAGCGGATGACCACCCGGGAGCTGGCCGAGGCGGTCCGTCAGCGCGTCGAGAGCGCCCGCGCCGGCACCCTCAAACCCGGTGAGCTGCAAGGATCCACCTTCACCGTGTCGAACTTCGGTGCGCTGGGGCTGGATCAGGCGGTGCCGGTGATCAACTACCCGGAGGCCGCGATCCTGGGCATCGGTTCGATCAAGCCGCGCGCGGTGGTCGTCGACGGTGCGGTGGCGGCCCGCTCGACCACGACCCTGACGTGCGCGTTCGACCACCGCATCGCCGACGGCGCCCAGCTGGGCGCGTTTCTCGGTGAGCTGCGGGAGTTGCTCGAGGCGCCCGAGACCGCGCTGCTGGACCTGTAGCTACTTGCGTTGCGCGGCCTGCAGGCGCGCCTGGAACTCCGGTGACTGGATGGACGTGGCCTGCGGGCCGAGTTCGGTGCGCATCGCGGCGTGGTGCAGGTCGGTGTCGACGGTGCCGGGGGAGAAGGTGGCACGCATGGTCGCCTTGGTCGCCAGCACCACCTCGCGCGGTGCGGCCGCGGGACCGGCGGCCAGCTCCAGGGCCGCGGCGACGGGATCGTCGGCCACCTGCAGGGCCAGGCCGTGCGCGACGGCGGCCTCGGCGTCGAAGCGCATCCCGAACAGCAAGGCGGCCCGGGCGGCCTGAGGCCCCACGCCGCGCTGCAACATCCAGGTGGCGCCGCCGCCGGGATGGATGCCGAGCTTCTGAAAGCGCGGGTCGAAATTGGCGTGCGGACCGGCGATGCGGACGTCGGCGGCCAGCGCGAGGTTGAGTCCGGCGCCGACGGCGGCCCCGTTGACCGCGGCGATGGTGGGCAGCGAGCAGTTGCCGATCGCCATGAAGCCGTCGTAGATGCGCAGCAGGCCCTCCTCGGCGGCCGACCCGAGCGCGCTGAGGTCGGCGCCGGCGCAGAAGGCCTTGCCGGCGCCGGTGATGACCAGCGCGTGCACGCCGGTGTCGGCCTCGGCCTGCTCGACCGCGGCGCGCAGCTGCGCCGACATCGCGTCGGTGACCGCGTTGCGCCGGTCGGGATCGTTGACGGTGACCAGCGCGACGCGGTCGGTGACGGAGTAAAGCACCAGCTCAGAACTCATGGCGGAGACGTTACTCGGGGCGGGTGCGCGCCCAGAGTCGGGTTGTTACCGGGTCCACTCGCGAAACGCATACAACAACACAACTTTCGACCGAAAAATGCGCCCCCGGCAGGAATCGAACCTGCGACCTAGAGATTAGAAGGCTCTTGCTCTATCCAACTGAGCTACGGAGGCAACGTGCAGCTAGTTTAACCAACCGCATGCTCCGGTCCCCGGTCGCGCCACGCGCGGGAGAAATGCGTTTGGAACACAAGATATTTGGATACTGTGTGATGCACGGCACATCGCGATCCGGTAGCTACACCGGAGTCGTAGCGGGCAACGATGCCCAGCCCCGAAGGTGAGGTTGTACTGCGATGACTCTGGTGACGGACGCGGTTGCGGCTGTGCCCCGTCCCGGGCCACTGAAGGCAGCGTTGGGCCTGATCAGCGACCCGGTAGCGACGCTGGGGGCCGCGTCGGTGTTGTTGCGGGGCGGCCCCTCGTTGGCCGGTTGGCTGGCCGGCTGGGCGCTGACCGAGTTCCCGTTGCGGGTCCTGACCGGGCACGCGCTGTCCTCGGTGGACATCGCCCCGGTCAACCGTTTCATCAACGGCCTGGCGGCCCAACGCGCCGACAGCGTGCTGCAGGAGGCGCTCTCCGAGGCCTATGGAACCGACTACTCCGACCACATCAGCCATCCGGTCACCGATCCCGCGGTACGCAGGCACAGCGTCGCCGGGGTGTGGCACGCCGCGCAGCGCAGCCGGTACGCCACGGTGACCCGCAACCTGTCCTACGGTCCGGGCGGACGGGACAACCTGCTCGACATCTGGCGTCGGCCCGATGTGGCCCCGGGCGCCCGCGTCCCGGTGCTGCTGCAGATTCCCGGCGGCGCCTGGGCGCTCAGCGAGAAACGTGGGCAGGCGGTGCCGCTGCTGAGCCGAATGGTCGAACTCGGCTGGATCTGCGTGACCATCAACTACAGCCGCAGCCCGTTCAGCGCCTGGCCGGCGCACATCGTCGACGTCAAACGCGCGATCGCCTGGCTACGGGAGAACATCGCCGACTACGGCGGGGACCCCGACTTCATCGCGGTCACCGGCGGCTCCGCCGGCGCG from Mycolicibacterium sp. MU0053 includes:
- a CDS encoding alpha-ketoacid dehydrogenase subunit beta, which gives rise to MTQIFERPPAAGDEVPAPREPLLRAMPTEGEVPMVTAINRALHDAMANDDRVLVFGEDVARLGGVFRVTEGLAETFGESRCFDTPLAESAIVGVAIGMAIRGFVPVPEIQFDGFSYPAFDQIVSHLAKYRMRTHGDVDMAVTIRIPSFGGIGAVEHHSESTETYWAHTAGLKVVVPSTPSDAYWLLRHAIASPDPVIYLEPKRRYWTRGALDTATPGAPIGQAAIRRPGTDVTVVTYGPLVDTADNAATLAAEQYGWSLEIVDLRSLNPLDFDTVAASVGKTGRCVIMHEGPRTLGFGAELAARVSEELFYDLEAPVLRATGFDTPYPPARLERLWLPGPDRLLDCVEKAMGMP
- a CDS encoding dihydrolipoamide acetyltransferase family protein; protein product: MSEFLVPDLGEGLEDATVIEWHVAVGDEVELNQTLCTLETAKAQVEIPSPYAGRVTELGGAQGDVLAVGALLVRIHTEAPAPGPAPEPTRNPVLVGYGADTGFDTSRRHDGRPRAKPAVRKLAAELGVDLSGLAPGDDGVISREAVLAAAGNAPEGEATQVRGVQAEMAKRMTLSRSQIPDAHGSVDVDCTRLLELSDRLALTPFVVTLRLLVLALTHHRVFNSTWVDGPDGPRLHTHGGVHLGIGVAAPRGLLVPVLRDAQRMTTRELAEAVRQRVESARAGTLKPGELQGSTFTVSNFGALGLDQAVPVINYPEAAILGIGSIKPRAVVVDGAVAARSTTTLTCAFDHRIADGAQLGAFLGELRELLEAPETALLDL
- a CDS encoding enoyl-CoA hydratase; this translates as MSSELVLYSVTDRVALVTVNDPDRRNAVTDAMSAQLRAAVEQAEADTGVHALVITGAGKAFCAGADLSALGSAAEEGLLRIYDGFMAIGNCSLPTIAAVNGAAVGAGLNLALAADVRIAGPHANFDPRFQKLGIHPGGGATWMLQRGVGPQAARAALLFGMRFDAEAAVAHGLALQVADDPVAAALELAAGPAAAPREVVLATKATMRATFSPGTVDTDLHHAAMRTELGPQATSIQSPEFQARLQAAQRK
- a CDS encoding alpha/beta hydrolase, which translates into the protein MTLVTDAVAAVPRPGPLKAALGLISDPVATLGAASVLLRGGPSLAGWLAGWALTEFPLRVLTGHALSSVDIAPVNRFINGLAAQRADSVLQEALSEAYGTDYSDHISHPVTDPAVRRHSVAGVWHAAQRSRYATVTRNLSYGPGGRDNLLDIWRRPDVAPGARVPVLLQIPGGAWALSEKRGQAVPLLSRMVELGWICVTINYSRSPFSAWPAHIVDVKRAIAWLRENIADYGGDPDFIAVTGGSAGAHIGSLAALTANDPALQPGFEQVDTSVAAAVPYYGAYDLTDPDNMCELMLPFLERFVMRARLADDPALYRAASPITHVHRDAPPFFVLHGANDAVIPHTQAQAFVGALRAAGAPTVAHAELPNAHHAFDAIATVRSQLVTDTVADFLGVTYGNHRMGLGDLVHDVG